One window of Campylobacter avium LMG 24591 genomic DNA carries:
- a CDS encoding trimeric intracellular cation channel family protein: protein MLLTILYIIAISAEAMTGAIAAGRYKMDFFGVVFIALVTAIGGGSIRDMLLGHYPLTWVAHPEYVILICFCALFATKIPSLVVKLESLFLTLDAIGLVTFSILGAQVAIDGNLGFIIAVSSAVITGVFGGIFRDVLCGKIPLVFRKEVYASVAIFAGILYYVLTVFLKLDLLSASLITLFLGVSFRLLAIKNKWSLPIFSYDDEERKKF from the coding sequence ATGCTTCTAACCATACTTTATATAATAGCCATATCAGCTGAAGCTATGACCGGGGCGATTGCTGCTGGAAGATATAAGATGGACTTTTTTGGCGTTGTTTTTATCGCCTTAGTGACTGCCATAGGTGGCGGAAGCATTAGAGATATGCTTTTAGGCCATTATCCTCTTACTTGGGTGGCACATCCTGAGTATGTTATTTTGATTTGCTTTTGTGCTTTATTTGCTACTAAGATACCAAGCCTCGTCGTAAAACTTGAAAGCTTGTTTTTAACACTTGATGCCATAGGGCTTGTTACCTTCTCCATACTTGGCGCTCAAGTTGCAATAGATGGAAATTTAGGCTTTATCATAGCGGTTAGCTCAGCTGTTATAACCGGGGTTTTTGGCGGGATATTTAGAGATGTGTTGTGTGGTAAAATTCCCCTTGTTTTTAGAAAAGAAGTTTATGCCTCAGTAGCTATTTTTGCTGGAATTTTATACTATGTTTTGACTGTGTTTTTAAAGCTTGATTTGCTAAGCGCAAGCCTTATAACTTTATTTTTGGGCGTATCGTTTAGGTTGCTAGCCA
- the flgL gene encoding flagellar hook-associated protein FlgL, protein MRVTNNMNAYNSLTSVQSGMNTFYKINQQLNSGYQISNSYEGANTYIDSARLEYEIQTLEQVEKAASMASEMMKNTDSALEQMVSLISQFQVKVTQAVNATQSQTSREAIAKELTRIKEEIVNLANTSVNGQYLFSGSLTNTKPFDIYGNYFGNQEDLNIVTGDRTTNSYNIPGYDLFFKPDNDFYKQITTNVSFTDNRYNLVDNPDKTRYLTASDSFKNLVGLNYFEDNAWLDPKKHFEDEPLDLPPTVLYVQGKRPDGTSFKSSVLVEPDDTLQSMFDKIGAVYGNTSTNKVVDISINESGQIQIKDLKQGNNSLDFHAVAFTPQFESEEQYHDVLESLENQGNTLEDLTNAIMQEALNASGGDITNLNPPVTVGIDGVNYEFGLSSTEFISGNMTDTDGNQINGADYDNVFFERDGNKVYGNVSQIIQASGEYASESTKLSEVSGTSLENTVLNLTVNSKGGNTYEVSVDLGNSTVSYTNAAGQVVSFPIMQTDPLTGNSGIVTPSNEISYKQLNDIIGLFASDQVPTTSINAVNNQINAADYQTYQTALQDSKSTVEVNLDYKGRITVTDRLSTGTNIGVAIHDSNSTQFAQPPFSTTANVTEGASLSFNANNALIIDEPHVDFIKDLDNMIEAVSKGYIRADANSEDPRNTGMQGALARLDHLGEHLRKQRTIIGADAAAVEKTADRATMLKLNVKEIRSGVIDIDLAAVLTNMMQTQINYQAALKATSTMSQLSLLNYM, encoded by the coding sequence ATGCGTGTAACAAATAATATGAATGCTTATAACTCTTTAACCTCGGTTCAAAGCGGCATGAATACCTTTTATAAGATAAATCAGCAGCTTAATTCGGGCTACCAGATATCAAATTCTTACGAAGGTGCAAATACCTACATAGACAGTGCCAGGCTAGAGTATGAAATACAAACATTAGAGCAGGTTGAAAAAGCGGCTAGTATGGCTTCTGAGATGATGAAAAATACAGATTCTGCCTTGGAGCAAATGGTATCTTTAATAAGTCAGTTTCAAGTAAAGGTAACTCAAGCAGTCAATGCTACTCAGTCGCAAACCTCAAGGGAAGCCATAGCAAAGGAGCTTACTAGGATTAAGGAAGAGATTGTAAATTTAGCAAATACAAGCGTAAATGGGCAGTATCTTTTCTCTGGTTCTTTGACCAATACAAAGCCTTTTGATATTTATGGAAATTATTTTGGAAATCAAGAGGATTTAAATATTGTAACTGGTGATAGAACTACAAATTCCTACAATATTCCCGGTTATGATTTGTTTTTTAAGCCAGATAATGATTTTTACAAGCAAATAACCACTAATGTTAGTTTTACTGATAATCGTTATAATTTAGTTGATAATCCGGATAAAACAAGATACCTAACAGCAAGCGATTCTTTTAAAAATTTGGTTGGTTTGAATTATTTTGAGGATAATGCTTGGCTTGATCCTAAAAAGCATTTTGAGGATGAACCGCTTGATTTGCCACCAACAGTTTTATATGTGCAAGGCAAAAGGCCTGATGGAACTAGTTTTAAAAGCTCTGTGCTAGTAGAGCCAGATGATACCTTGCAAAGCATGTTTGATAAGATAGGCGCTGTTTATGGAAATACCAGCACTAACAAGGTTGTTGATATAAGCATTAATGAAAGCGGTCAAATTCAAATCAAAGATTTAAAGCAAGGCAATAATTCCTTGGATTTTCACGCAGTGGCCTTTACGCCTCAGTTTGAAAGCGAGGAGCAGTATCATGATGTTTTAGAGAGCTTGGAAAATCAAGGCAATACCTTAGAAGACCTTACAAATGCTATTATGCAAGAGGCCTTAAATGCGAGTGGCGGTGATATTACAAATTTAAATCCTCCTGTTACTGTTGGCATTGACGGTGTTAATTATGAATTTGGTTTAAGTTCGACCGAATTTATATCAGGCAACATGACAGATACTGATGGAAATCAAATCAACGGCGCTGATTATGATAATGTATTTTTTGAAAGAGACGGAAATAAAGTTTACGGCAATGTTTCTCAAATCATCCAAGCAAGCGGTGAGTATGCCAGCGAATCAACCAAGTTAAGCGAAGTTTCAGGCACCTCTCTTGAAAACACAGTCTTAAATTTAACCGTAAATTCAAAGGGAGGAAATACTTACGAAGTAAGCGTTGATCTTGGTAACTCAACTGTGTCTTACACAAATGCAGCAGGCCAGGTTGTGAGCTTTCCTATCATGCAAACTGACCCTTTAACAGGAAATTCAGGTATAGTAACCCCTAGCAATGAAATAAGCTACAAGCAATTAAACGACATCATAGGCCTTTTTGCCTCGGATCAAGTTCCAACAACAAGCATAAATGCTGTAAATAATCAAATCAACGCGGCGGATTACCAAACCTATCAAACAGCCTTGCAAGATTCTAAGTCAACCGTTGAGGTAAATCTTGATTATAAGGGTAGAATTACTGTCACTGATAGATTATCAACAGGAACAAACATAGGCGTTGCCATTCACGATAGCAACTCAACCCAATTTGCCCAGCCGCCATTTAGCACTACAGCGAATGTGACAGAGGGGGCATCGCTTTCTTTTAATGCTAACAATGCCTTGATTATAGATGAACCGCATGTTGATTTTATAAAGGATTTGGATAATATGATAGAGGCGGTTTCAAAGGGCTACATAAGAGCGGATGCTAACAGCGAAGATCCTAGAAATACAGGTATGCAAGGAGCTCTTGCAAGACTAGATCACTTAGGAGAGCATTTAAGAAAGCAAAGAACTATCATAGGTGCGGACGCTGCTGCTGTTGAAAAGACTGCTGATAGGGCTACTATGTTAAAACTTAATGTAAAAGAGATAAGGTCAGGCGTTATAGACATTGATTTAGCAGCGGTTTTAACAAATATGATGCAAACACAAATTAATTACCAAGCAGCACTAAAAGCAACAAGCACTATGTCTCAACTAAGCCTCTTAAATTATATGTAA
- the alaS gene encoding alanine--tRNA ligase: protein MDVREEFLKFFKSKGHSIVASAPLVPEDESLLFTNAGMVPFKRIFTGDEPRPNPPRNTSCQTCIRAGGKHNDLDNVGYTARHHTFFEMLGNFSFGDYFKKEAIAYAWEFVTQVLKLPKDRLYVTVHTSDDEAFLLWQEHIEKERIYKFGDKDNFWQMGDTGPCGPCSEIFYDQGAEHFNSDEDYMGGDGDRFLEIWNLVFMQYERSADGTLIPLPKPSIDTGMGLERVCAIKEGKVSNFDSSLFMPLIKEIEKLCKRPYVYESGASYRVIADHIRSSVFLLAQGLSFDKEGRGYVLRRILRRALRHGYLLGLKKPFMYKLVDKVCELMGGHYSYLNEKKENVKEQILLEEERFLSTIEKGIELFNEELKNTKEIFSGEVAFKLYDTYGFPLDLTTDMLRELNLKVDEAKFDELMKEQKDRAKASWKGSGDKIASGDFKLLLEDFGLNSFVGYESLESESKILAILDENFKKSSSLKKGEKAWLMLDKTPFYATSGGQIADSGKVGKSEILDVAKFLDINLCLVLANEDIKTNDVLLASVDKDKRAQVARHHSATHLLHYALREILGSHIAQAGSLVEENKLRFDFTHSKPLSEEELTKIENLVNELIIKADTSTTKIMALDEAKKSGAIALFNEKYQDKVRVVSLGESKELCGGTHVKNSAEIGSFYIVKESGVSAGVRRIEAVVSKAALNYAKSFIKESALLKTELKSADNILAVKKLKDELSKLKNSLKQSGGVKLDFKDINGTKLCVCEVENGDIKAMIDDFKNKFEKAVILIAQKQDEKVCFACGVKNAPLKAGALVKEIAQALGGNGGGRDDFATAGAKNSSKLNEALKEIYESIEKSLK, encoded by the coding sequence ATGGATGTAAGAGAAGAATTTTTGAAATTTTTTAAGTCAAAAGGACATAGCATAGTAGCTTCTGCACCTCTTGTGCCAGAGGATGAAAGCTTACTTTTCACAAATGCTGGAATGGTGCCTTTTAAAAGAATTTTTACAGGCGATGAACCAAGACCAAATCCACCTAGAAACACAAGCTGTCAAACCTGCATAAGAGCTGGAGGAAAGCACAATGACCTTGATAATGTAGGATACACCGCAAGACATCACACCTTTTTTGAAATGCTTGGAAATTTCAGCTTTGGAGATTATTTCAAAAAAGAAGCCATTGCCTATGCCTGGGAATTTGTAACTCAGGTTTTAAAACTGCCTAAAGATAGACTTTATGTAACAGTGCATACAAGTGATGATGAGGCTTTTTTGCTTTGGCAAGAGCATATAGAAAAAGAAAGAATTTATAAATTTGGAGATAAGGATAATTTCTGGCAAATGGGCGATACAGGACCTTGCGGACCTTGTAGCGAGATATTTTATGATCAAGGAGCTGAGCATTTTAACAGTGATGAGGACTATATGGGCGGAGATGGAGACCGCTTCTTAGAAATTTGGAATTTAGTCTTTATGCAGTATGAAAGAAGTGCTGATGGCACACTCATTCCACTACCAAAGCCTAGCATAGATACGGGTATGGGACTTGAAAGAGTTTGTGCCATAAAAGAGGGTAAAGTTAGTAATTTTGATAGCTCTTTATTTATGCCCTTGATAAAAGAGATAGAAAAACTATGTAAAAGACCTTATGTTTATGAAAGCGGAGCTTCGTATAGAGTGATAGCTGATCATATAAGATCCTCTGTTTTTTTACTAGCACAAGGACTTAGCTTTGATAAGGAAGGTAGGGGCTATGTTTTAAGAAGAATTCTAAGAAGAGCCTTAAGACACGGATATTTACTAGGACTTAAAAAACCCTTTATGTATAAATTAGTAGATAAGGTCTGCGAGCTTATGGGCGGACATTATAGCTATCTAAATGAAAAAAAAGAAAATGTAAAAGAGCAAATTTTGCTTGAGGAAGAAAGGTTTTTAAGCACTATAGAAAAGGGTATCGAGCTTTTTAACGAAGAGCTTAAAAATACCAAAGAAATTTTTAGCGGAGAAGTAGCCTTTAAGCTTTATGATACCTATGGTTTTCCACTTGATTTAACCACAGATATGCTAAGAGAGCTAAATTTAAAGGTGGATGAGGCTAAATTTGATGAGCTAATGAAGGAACAAAAAGACAGGGCAAAGGCTTCTTGGAAAGGAAGTGGAGATAAGATAGCTTCTGGGGATTTTAAACTTTTGCTTGAGGATTTTGGCTTAAATTCCTTCGTAGGTTATGAAAGCTTAGAAAGTGAGAGTAAAATTTTAGCTATTTTGGATGAGAATTTTAAAAAAAGCTCTTCTTTAAAAAAAGGAGAGAAAGCTTGGCTAATGCTTGATAAAACTCCATTTTATGCTACAAGCGGAGGACAGATTGCTGATAGTGGAAAAGTTGGTAAAAGCGAAATTTTAGATGTGGCTAAATTTTTGGATATAAATTTATGCCTTGTTTTAGCAAATGAGGATATAAAAACAAATGATGTGCTTTTAGCAAGTGTTGATAAGGATAAAAGGGCACAAGTTGCAAGACATCACAGCGCTACACATCTGCTTCACTATGCCTTAAGAGAAATTTTAGGCTCTCACATAGCTCAAGCCGGTTCTTTGGTGGAGGAAAACAAGCTTAGATTTGACTTTACGCACTCAAAGCCCTTGAGTGAAGAAGAGCTAACAAAGATAGAAAATTTAGTAAATGAGCTTATAATAAAAGCTGATACAAGCACAACCAAGATAATGGCCTTAGATGAAGCAAAAAAAAGCGGAGCCATAGCTTTGTTTAATGAAAAATATCAAGATAAGGTAAGGGTAGTAAGCCTTGGAGAGAGCAAGGAGCTTTGTGGTGGGACACATGTAAAAAATAGCGCTGAAATTGGCTCTTTTTACATAGTAAAAGAAAGCGGCGTTTCTGCTGGAGTTAGGCGAATAGAAGCTGTGGTATCAAAGGCTGCGTTAAACTACGCAAAATCTTTCATAAAAGAAAGTGCTTTATTAAAAACAGAGCTTAAAAGCGCTGATAATATCTTAGCGGTAAAGAAACTAAAAGATGAGCTTTCTAAGCTTAAAAATAGCCTTAAGCAAAGTGGTGGCGTGAAGCTTGATTTTAAGGATATAAACGGGACTAAGCTTTGTGTATGCGAGGTAGAAAATGGCGATATAAAGGCTATGATAGATGATTTTAAAAACAAATTTGAAAAAGCAGTCATTTTAATCGCACAAAAACAAGATGAGAAAGTTTGCTTTGCTTGCGGGGTAAAAAATGCACCTTTAAAGGCTGGTGCCTTGGTAAAGGAAATAGCTCAAGCTCTTGGTGGAAATGGAGGAGGCAGGGATGATTTTGCCACTGCAGGAGCAAAAAACAGTTCAAAACTTAATGAGGCCTTAAAAGAAATCTATGAAAGCATAGAAAAAAGCTTGAAATAA
- a CDS encoding DegT/DnrJ/EryC1/StrS family aminotransferase, giving the protein MHFPFINLKAQYQAYKSEIDKAISEVLESSSFIGGRVLDDFEKELASFVGVKHAIGCSSGTSSLLLALLALDIKRGDEIIVPSFTFVATAEMVSLLGAKPVFADISLEDYNINVDTVKNLITDKTKAIIAVSIFGQMPDLLALKNFCKSKGLYLIEDGAQSFGARQDDFKSCSMADISCTSFFPSKPLGAYGDAGAVFTDNDEYAKKIRIYLNHGQNERYKHELIGFNGRLDSIQAAVLRVKLKHLEKELVRREELAKAYNEGLKDKNLILPKIKEGFTSVWAQYSIRVKNRDAIVKRLDELGIPSAIHYPLGLHLQKAYAYLSYKKGSLPNTELVSEEILSLPMSAFLKDEEQEKVIRAFE; this is encoded by the coding sequence ATGCACTTTCCTTTTATAAATTTAAAAGCCCAGTATCAAGCTTATAAAAGCGAGATAGATAAGGCTATAAGCGAGGTTTTAGAAAGCTCATCTTTTATAGGAGGTAGGGTTTTAGACGATTTTGAAAAAGAATTAGCCTCTTTTGTAGGAGTTAAACACGCCATAGGTTGCTCATCTGGCACTTCATCCCTGCTTTTAGCACTTTTAGCCTTGGATATAAAAAGAGGCGATGAGATTATAGTTCCTTCTTTTACCTTTGTTGCTACAGCTGAAATGGTAAGCTTACTTGGAGCAAAGCCTGTATTTGCAGACATTTCTTTAGAGGATTATAATATCAATGTAGATACGGTTAAAAACTTAATCACAGACAAAACTAAGGCTATCATAGCTGTGTCTATCTTTGGACAAATGCCTGACTTACTAGCCTTAAAGAATTTTTGCAAAAGTAAAGGACTTTATCTTATAGAGGACGGCGCACAAAGCTTTGGGGCTAGGCAAGATGATTTTAAATCTTGTTCTATGGCCGATATTTCTTGCACTTCCTTTTTCCCTTCAAAACCCCTTGGTGCTTACGGCGATGCTGGGGCTGTATTTACTGATAATGATGAGTATGCAAAAAAGATTAGAATTTATCTTAATCACGGACAAAATGAAAGATATAAACACGAGCTCATAGGCTTTAATGGTAGGCTTGACAGCATACAAGCAGCTGTTTTAAGGGTAAAATTAAAACACTTAGAAAAAGAGCTTGTAAGAAGAGAAGAATTAGCTAAGGCTTATAATGAGGGCTTAAAGGATAAAAACCTAATCCTACCTAAGATAAAAGAGGGCTTTACTAGCGTCTGGGCTCAGTATTCTATAAGGGTAAAAAATAGAGATGCTATAGTAAAAAGACTTGATGAGCTAGGAATTCCAAGTGCCATTCATTATCCTTTAGGGCTTCATTTACAAAAGGCTTATGCTTATCTTTCTTATAAAAAAGGTTCTTTGCCTAATACAGAGCTAGTCAGTGAGGAAATTTTATCCTTACCTATGAGTGCATTTTTAAAGGATGAGGAGCAAGAAAAGGTTATAAGGGCTTTTGAATGA
- a CDS encoding Gfo/Idh/MocA family protein: MNIGIIGLGKMGQNHLKELSKNENFKIKALLDLKLNENLAYPFFDNIDDFLSTDLDCVIISSPTNTHLSLAKACFKKVKTLLIEKPLALNLKEMKELKEEALKNEVAVAVGFSERFNPAIIALKNELRDEKIISINIRRFSPYPFRITDVGILRDLSVHDLDLVLYFLGKRPLKSEIFKLAVKDEKKDDEAILSLAFDSSIATLHQSWNSNLALRQLDIISENAIYSADLLNFSLKKNGSLIPLSKSTPLEGEHTHLLSLIKNKNSSYLANIDNSIIIQELLEKQ; this comes from the coding sequence ATGAATATAGGCATAATAGGCCTTGGAAAGATGGGGCAAAACCATTTAAAAGAGCTTTCTAAAAATGAGAATTTTAAGATTAAAGCCTTGCTTGATTTAAAGCTAAATGAAAATTTAGCCTATCCTTTTTTTGATAATATAGATGATTTTTTAAGCACAGACTTAGACTGCGTTATCATTTCATCGCCTACTAATACTCACTTAAGTTTGGCAAAGGCTTGTTTTAAGAAGGTAAAAACGCTTTTGATAGAAAAGCCTTTGGCTTTAAATTTAAAGGAAATGAAAGAGCTAAAAGAAGAGGCTTTAAAAAACGAGGTGGCCGTGGCGGTTGGCTTTAGCGAGAGGTTTAATCCTGCCATTATAGCTCTTAAAAATGAGCTAAGAGATGAAAAGATAATCAGTATAAATATAAGAAGATTTTCTCCTTATCCTTTTAGGATTACAGATGTTGGAATTTTAAGGGATTTAAGTGTGCATGATTTAGACCTTGTGCTTTATTTTCTAGGTAAAAGACCGCTTAAAAGTGAGATTTTTAAACTAGCTGTAAAGGATGAAAAAAAGGATGATGAGGCTATACTTTCTCTTGCCTTTGATTCTAGTATAGCTACGCTTCATCAAAGCTGGAATTCAAATCTTGCTTTAAGGCAGCTTGATATTATAAGCGAAAATGCTATTTATAGTGCTGATTTGCTAAATTTTAGCCTGAAAAAAAATGGCTCCTTAATACCACTATCAAAAAGCACTCCTTTAGAGGGTGAGCATACTCATCTTTTATCATTGATTAAAAATAAAAACTCATCTTACCTGGCAAATATCGATAATTCTATCATCATACAAGAGCTTTTGGAAAAGCAATGA
- the hemH gene encoding ferrochelatase, which translates to MKYVFFINMGGAENLQDCDVFLKNMFSDEYILPIKNKLLRSFVGFMIRKSRLKAMQESYKHIGGKSPLNDITKKLCSKLDKDGFCFDFINLYVKPFVIDVLKKYEFKEDDEIVLFPLYPHHSQTTVTTSVVKVKEAIRLLNINSKLSVIDIFYEDELYNEMLIKQILEANESFYPNEKKVLLFSAHSLPMSIIKRGDLYEKHINEHVKLLSKRLETYFDSFLLGYQSKLGPVKWLEPNTGDLIEKLDKKAIICPISFCIDCSETVFELDIEYRKVAKNEYKVLSCPNYSDEFIKFIESKI; encoded by the coding sequence ATGAAATATGTTTTTTTTATAAATATGGGCGGGGCTGAGAATTTGCAAGATTGCGATGTTTTTTTGAAAAATATGTTTAGCGATGAGTATATCTTGCCCATTAAAAATAAGCTTTTAAGATCCTTTGTAGGCTTTATGATAAGAAAATCAAGACTAAAGGCTATGCAAGAAAGCTACAAACACATAGGAGGCAAGTCCCCTTTAAATGATATAACAAAAAAACTTTGTTCTAAGCTTGATAAGGATGGCTTTTGTTTTGATTTTATAAATTTATATGTAAAGCCCTTTGTTATTGATGTTTTAAAAAAATACGAGTTTAAAGAAGATGATGAGATAGTGTTATTTCCGCTTTATCCTCATCACTCACAAACTACAGTTACAACATCTGTAGTAAAGGTAAAGGAGGCTATAAGACTTTTAAACATAAATTCAAAATTATCTGTGATAGATATATTTTATGAGGACGAGCTTTATAATGAAATGTTAATAAAACAAATTTTAGAAGCAAATGAGAGCTTTTATCCAAATGAAAAGAAGGTCTTACTTTTTTCTGCTCATTCCTTGCCTATGTCTATTATAAAAAGAGGGGATCTTTACGAAAAACACATAAATGAGCATGTAAAGCTTTTATCAAAAAGGCTTGAGACTTATTTTGACTCCTTTCTTTTAGGTTATCAATCAAAGCTTGGTCCTGTAAAATGGCTAGAACCAAACACGGGAGATCTTATAGAAAAGCTTGATAAAAAAGCTATAATTTGTCCTATATCTTTTTGCATAGATTGCTCTGAAACTGTTTTTGAACTTGATATAGAGTATAGAAAGGTGGCTAAGAATGAATACAAGGTCTTATCTTGCCCAAATTATAGTGATGAATTTATCAAATTTATAGAAAGTAAAATTTAA